The window TACCATTGCCATGGGGCGCACGGCGGGACATCTCGCACTCGGCATGGGACGCAGCGCGGGGGCGGCGATCACGATCATCCCCGAGGAGTTCGCACAGGACAAGATCCCCCTGCAGCAGGTCGTTGACGTTATCACGGGCTCGATCGTCAAGCGATACCTCACGGGACGCAACTACGGCGTCGCCGTTATCGCCGAGGGGGTCATTGAGAAGATTGCCGAGGAGGACTTTGCAAAGCTCGGCAGCGTCGTCACGGACGAGCACGGACACATCCGCTACAGCGAGCTGGACTTCGGCGAAATTCTCAAGCAGGCAGTGCTCGCCGAAACGAAGAAGCTCGGCATCACGATCACTGTCATCGACAAGGAGATCGGCTACGAGCTGCGATGCACAGCACCGATTGCGTACGACATCGACTACTGCCGTTCGCTCGGATATTCTGCCGTCAAGTTCCTGATGAGCGGCGACTCGGGGGCAATTATTACGATTCAGGACAATCAGGCGGTACCGATGCGTTTTGATGAGATCCGCGACCCCGAGACGGGCAAGACGAAGGTGCGCAAGGTCAACATCCAGTCCGTCCACTATCGGATTGCGCGCGGCTTCATGATGCGCCTCGAAAAGGGGGATCTTGAAGATCCGGGGCTTGCGAACGCCTACCGCATGACGCACGAGGAGTTCAAGGAGCGTTACGCCTATCTCTTTGACGGCGACGCTGCGGAGTAACACAAGAGCGGGAAAATGATGGAGCAGAAATTTTCTGCTCCATTTTTTCTTTTGGCACTTGACGCGGCTCTCACTTTGCCGTATAATACCATCTTGTTAGCGCACAGCGCGAACGTTAATATCGCGGGGTGGAGCAGTCGGTAGCTCGTCGGGCTCATAACCCGAAGGTCACAGGTTCAAGTCCTGTCCCCGCAACCAATTTCATAGCTTTCATGGGTAGGTGGCCGAGTGGTTAAAGGCAACAGACTGTAAATCTGTCATCTTCGGATTACGATGGTTCGAATCCATCCCTGCCCACCACTTTCATCGCGGGGTGGAGCAGTCGGTAGCTCGTCGGGCTCATAACCCGAAGGTCACAGGTTCAAGTCCTGTCCCCGCAACCAAGTCCCGTCGCTGGTGTAGCTCAGTCGGCAGAGCGTATCCTTGGTAAGGATAAGGTCACCAGTTCAATCCTGGTCATCAGCTCCATATAACGGCGGCATAGCTCAGTTGGCTAGAGCATGCGGTTCATACCCGCAGTGTCCGGAGTTCAAATCTCTGTGCCGCCACCATTTTGGCTTTTACCCCCGTTTTGGGGGTTCTTTTATGCTTTTTGGCGCTTCGGTGCTTTCTTGAGAAAATCTGCCGTGTACATTGACAGCGTTTTCCAAGTGTGATAAATTGGTAAGAGTGATTTCATAACAGATAACGAGGAGAGTTGATATTCATGCGCAACAACATTACGCTTGAGTGCACGGAGTGCCATAGCCGCAACTATCGCACGAACAAGAACAAGAAGAACAATCCGGATCGTCTGGAGTTCAGCAAATACTGCAAGTTCTGCCGTAAGCACACGCCGCATAAAGAAACAAAGTAAGCGTCCTTTGTCATGGGAAAAATAGTCAAATTCCTGCGGGAAGTTGTCGCAGAGATGAAGAAGGTTTCGTGGTCCACGAAGAAGGAACTCGTTACCTATACGGGCGTTGTCGGCATCGCGATCGTCGTCGTCTGCGCATTGATCTGGATCTGTGACACCATTTTTGCCCGTGTATTTCAGGTCATACTGCATTACTAGACCGGGAGAGGGACATGGCGGATAAGGAAGAACTCTATCTCAGACAGGCAAACCCCCACCGGGCTTGGTATGTCATCCACACCTATTCGGGCTATGAGAACAAAGTCAAGGCGAATCTCGAACGCCTCATGCACTCGGCGAGCATGAGCGACATGATCTTCAACGTCGTTGTCCCTGTGGAGAACGAGATCGAGATGAAGGACGGCAAGGAAAAGGTCGTCCCGCGCAAGGTGTTCCCGGGCTACGTCCTCGTCGATATGATCGTCGATGAACACTCTTGGTACGTTGTGCGCAATACAACGGGAGTCACGGGCTTTGTCGGCTCGGAGAAACACCCCATCCCGCTGACGGCGGAGGAGGCGGAGCGCATTCTCTCGGGTTCTGTCGGTGCGCCGAAGCGCCGTACGAAGGTGAACGTCGGGGATACCGTGCGCATTGCCTCGGGCGCATTCGAGGACTATGCGGGCAAGGTTACATCCATCGACGCGGCAGGGCTTCGCGTCCAGGTGGATGTGGAGGGAACCCCCCTTGATGTCGAGATGGATCAGGTCGAATTGATCTGATGGGAACACATATACATTGAAAGGAGGTGATGTGTCGATGGCAAAGAAGGTTGCGCGTGTCGTAAAACTGCAGGTTCCTGCGGGCAAGGCGACACCGGCTCCTCCGGTTGGACCTGCACTCGGTCAGGCGGGCGTGAATATCATGGCGTTCGTCAAGGACTTCAACGAGCGCACGGCAAAGCAGGCGGGGCTCATCATTCCGGTTGAGATTACGGTTTTTGAGGATCGCTCCTTTACCTTTATCACGAAGACCCCTCCGGCGGCAGTTCTGCTGAAGAAGGCGGCGGGCATCGAAAAGGCATCGGGCGAGCCGAACAAGACGAAGGTTGCGAAGCTCCCGCGCGCGAAGGCGCGTGAGATCGCCGAGTCCAAGATGCCGGATCTGAACGCTGCGTCGATCGAGGCGGCGACATCCATGATTGAGGGGACTGCCCGCAGCATGGGAATTGAGATCACAGACTAACGCCTGTGATGAAGTGGAAGGGCGTACGCCCGTTATACCACGAAGGGAGTTATTCATGGCAAAGTTTGGTAAGAAATACCAAGACGCTGCGAAGCTCATCGAGAGCGGCAAGCTCTACGCTTCGCAGGAGGCGATGGAGCTCGTGAAGAAGACGGCGACCGCCAAATTCGACGAGACCATCGAACTGCACGTGCGCCTCGGCGTTGATCCGAAGTATGCGGATCAGCAGGTGCGCGGCGCGCTTGTCCTGCCGAACGGCACGGGCAAGACCCAGCGCGTTCTCGTTTTCGCCAAGGGCGAAAAGGTCGCAGAAGCAGA of the Selenomonas dianae genome contains:
- the rpmG gene encoding 50S ribosomal protein L33, with amino-acid sequence MRNNITLECTECHSRNYRTNKNKKNNPDRLEFSKYCKFCRKHTPHKETK
- the pfp gene encoding diphosphate--fructose-6-phosphate 1-phosphotransferase is translated as MIGIKKVIAIICGGGPAPGINSVISAVVSEATRHGWDVLGIYDGFSRLARGEKNYVRLEPANISRIHLTGGCILKMSRFNPTKKESDLRTVVETLTELGVTHVVTIGGDDTAFSSMAVSEYARKMGRTINVVHVPKTIDNDLPLPEGVPTFGFETARAFGTMEIENLMEDASTTNNRWYFTIAMGRTAGHLALGMGRSAGAAITIIPEEFAQDKIPLQQVVDVITGSIVKRYLTGRNYGVAVIAEGVIEKIAEEDFAKLGSVVTDEHGHIRYSELDFGEILKQAVLAETKKLGITITVIDKEIGYELRCTAPIAYDIDYCRSLGYSAVKFLMSGDSGAIITIQDNQAVPMRFDEIRDPETGKTKVRKVNIQSVHYRIARGFMMRLEKGDLEDPGLANAYRMTHEEFKERYAYLFDGDAAE
- the nusG gene encoding transcription termination/antitermination protein NusG, producing the protein MADKEELYLRQANPHRAWYVIHTYSGYENKVKANLERLMHSASMSDMIFNVVVPVENEIEMKDGKEKVVPRKVFPGYVLVDMIVDEHSWYVVRNTTGVTGFVGSEKHPIPLTAEEAERILSGSVGAPKRRTKVNVGDTVRIASGAFEDYAGKVTSIDAAGLRVQVDVEGTPLDVEMDQVELI
- the rplK gene encoding 50S ribosomal protein L11 codes for the protein MAKKVARVVKLQVPAGKATPAPPVGPALGQAGVNIMAFVKDFNERTAKQAGLIIPVEITVFEDRSFTFITKTPPAAVLLKKAAGIEKASGEPNKTKVAKLPRAKAREIAESKMPDLNAASIEAATSMIEGTARSMGIEITD
- the secE gene encoding preprotein translocase subunit SecE, translated to MGKIVKFLREVVAEMKKVSWSTKKELVTYTGVVGIAIVVVCALIWICDTIFARVFQVILHY